CAGGGATGAATGTTTTGTTATACTATCATGAACTCTTCTGTTTTTGTTTATTGAAATCATTGGCATTACTACTACTTGGTTTTATTGCTTCCATATATAAAAACAGACGTTAATTTTTGTTTTCAGGTAGCACCACCACCATGTGTTGTCTTTGAGCTGACATCATCTGAAAGACTGAAATAGGCATCTCCAGCTGTTGGGAATATCTATCTGTACATTGCAAATACTCCTCGCTGAACTGCCCAAGTAATCCTCAATTTTCATTGGATGCCCACCATGCAGTTTTCGAAAGACCTCACTGAGACAGAATACAAAGTTCACCTGGTGAAGATAGATAGATATTCAACAAACAAAGAGTACCTAAGATCTGTGGCATTGTATAAATCAGAGTATATCTCCTATGGGACATTTGACGCGGCTGGATATGACTGGGAAGTCCGTTACCATCCATTTCATCCTGATTTGAGCAAAGAGTGGATAGCATTTCGGCTTGGGCTACGTAGCAAAGTGTGTGAGAATGGGGTGAAGGCGACTCTTCGATGTCAGTTAGTTGATGTGACCGGAATTCTCCCACCATTTGGAGATCAGCGTGCCACCTACAGATACACGAAGCAAGAGGAGTTAGGAccaccaattttgcttctaacacATGAGGAACTACTAAAATTGGGTTATCTAAAAAATGATTACTTGGCTGTGGAATGTGCAATCAGTGTTTGGAGAAGCCCGCAGGGAGCAGGAGCTAATGTTCACCCCAGTGCTGAATTGCCGTCCACCGATTTGCACCAACAGCTTGGTGAACTACTGCAAAGCCATAAGGGGGCTGACATCACACTATTCGTTTCAGGTGAATCTTTCATGGCACACAAGATCATACTCGCTGCTAGATCTCCCATCTTCATGGCCGAATTCTTTGGGCCGCCCATGAAAGAGAGCAGCTCGGGTGTCGTCGATATCAAGGGCATCGAACCAGCAGCCTTCAAGGCTATGCTCCATTTCACCTACACCGACACATGCCCCGAGCTCGCTCAACAGCATGGCAGCGACATTGGGCGTCAAGAGTCGATGGCCATTGCACAGCATCTTCTTTCAGCTGCCGATAGGTTTGGACTGGACAGGCTTAAGCTCATGTGTGAAGACAAGCTTTGCAGTGGCATCAACGTGGGCATGGTTGCCACGAATTTGGCTCTCGCAGAGCAGCACAGCTGCTGCAGGCTAAAGACCAGATGCATCAAATTCATTGTTGATTCTCCTGCAAATCTTGAGGCTGTTTTGGCAACCGAGGGTTACAAGCACCTCGTGGCAAACTGCCCATTTCCCATGACTGAACTTCTCAGGTCTGCCGTTGAGAAGAGGTAGGTGTTACTTATTGCTAAAGATTTGCAGAACTTCAGCAAACCTTTTCTTGGAGGCCCCTACACCTTGCCCTGACTAAGCAAACTGTGGGCACCTGAAATGCATATGTATGGTATTTCTGCTGCTAGCACTGAAGGATTTTTTCAATAATCCTGCTGTCCAAGCGAGCCAACCTCTTGGAAAATTCAAGTATCTGATATGCAACTGTTGCACTTTGCTGAATTTTCATTTGTATTGGCATATTATGTTAAATAATTCAACCGTACCagtcaaattttgtggtatttgctctatcaaaataacaaaacaaTACAGCCATATCTGATGGCTGCTGAATGTTGATATAGAATGGTTTTCAGTCACATGGATGTGGTTCCAGTATGCTTCACCAGAATAATTCTGTTGTACATTTTTTTTTTGTCGATGACAAGTGATACATACAT
The nucleotide sequence above comes from Miscanthus floridulus cultivar M001 chromosome 18, ASM1932011v1, whole genome shotgun sequence. Encoded proteins:
- the LOC136521290 gene encoding BTB/POZ and MATH domain-containing protein 1-like, with amino-acid sequence MPTMQFSKDLTETEYKVHLVKIDRYSTNKEYLRSVALYKSEYISYGTFDAAGYDWEVRYHPFHPDLSKEWIAFRLGLRSKVCENGVKATLRCQLVDVTGILPPFGDQRATYRYTKQEELGPPILLLTHEELLKLGYLKNDYLAVECAISVWRSPQGAGANVHPSAELPSTDLHQQLGELLQSHKGADITLFVSGESFMAHKIILAARSPIFMAEFFGPPMKESSSGVVDIKGIEPAAFKAMLHFTYTDTCPELAQQHGSDIGRQESMAIAQHLLSAADRFGLDRLKLMCEDKLCSGINVGMVATNLALAEQHSCCRLKTRCIKFIVDSPANLEAVLATEGYKHLVANCPFPMTELLRSAVEKR